One Sphingomonas sp. FARSPH DNA segment encodes these proteins:
- a CDS encoding DUF6626 family protein has product MILDEVYQFLNDAGRAPNHATFSTDYLGHSARYYDYLRCSRTPPSLRSLLKAAMRLTDIAHETAGELDDTAAGRLAKRVMSMALMRCHRKHGVSPSRTSTS; this is encoded by the coding sequence ATGATCCTTGATGAAGTATATCAATTCCTGAACGATGCCGGCCGTGCGCCGAATCATGCCACCTTCTCGACCGACTATCTCGGCCATTCGGCACGCTATTACGACTATCTGCGGTGCTCCCGAACGCCGCCCAGCCTGCGGTCGTTGCTAAAGGCCGCCATGCGGCTGACCGACATCGCGCACGAGACCGCTGGCGAACTCGACGATACAGCCGCTGGCCGCTTGGCAAAGCGTGTCATGTCGATGGCGCTGATGCGGTGCCACCGAAAACACGGCGTCAGCCCATCCCGAACGTCAACCAGTTAG